One part of the Ziziphus jujuba cultivar Dongzao chromosome 2, ASM3175591v1 genome encodes these proteins:
- the LOC132800711 gene encoding uncharacterized protein LOC132800711, whose amino-acid sequence MIWGFETIPSLGQAFGKKLPDMAFPRILNWHFSQVPRFEKATELFDHRDYPVHGLMNVTEVKHAYIGNLAWDVRHDSTPYNVAPAVRDKPPQASHDEKDKGIPLTRSGISKKRKEASVEIMGKGGRRRMGHKPIDQPSSSTAGVAAHVHKATPLTELLKKEVPWEWSKECEGAFEDLKEAMMKNPVLALPDIIRPFKVQTDASDFALGGILLQDGHPVAYESRKLSVA is encoded by the exons atg atttggggttttgagacaattccttcgttgggtcaagcattcggaaagaagttgccggacatggcattccctcgaattcttaattggcatttttcacaagtgccaagatttgagaaggccactgaactcttcgatcatcgtgat tatcccgttcatggcttaatgaatgtgacTGAAGTTAAGCATGCATATATCGGCAACTTGGCATGGGATGTACGTCATGACAGTACTCCATACAATGTTGCACCTGCTGTtcgagacaagccaccacaggcaagtcatgatgaaaaagatAAAGGTATTCCACTTACAAGAAGTGGAATAAGTAAGAAACGGAAAGAGGCGTCTGTGGAAATTATGGGAAAAGGAGGGAGGCGGCGAATGGGACATAAGCCAATAGACCAGCCTTCTTCATCGACTGCAGGAGTTGCTGCTCATGTTCAT AAAGCAACTCCCTTAACGGAATTGCTAAAGAAGGAGGTGCCTTGGGAGTGGAGCAAGGAATGCGAGGGCGCATTCGAGGATCTAAAGGAAGCTATGATGAAAAACCCGGTGTTGGCCCTGCCAGACATCATAAGACCTTTCAAAGTCCAAACTGATGCATCTGACTTTGCTTTAGGTGGAATCCTACTCCAAGATGGTCATCCTGTCGCCTATGAAAGCAGGAAGTTGTCAGTGGCATAA
- the LOC107418219 gene encoding protein SIEVE ELEMENT OCCLUSION B produces the protein MQVDKINNRTYQPDDDSLVVRQARETHTPESHFLNVKPILQVAEDILNQAALTIKRIQHGTSEHTDTSRSSDERIGSFGFDNMVEALSHVIHNISCELYCKCSGGDLHQTTVLLCKMLASYSWEAKVVVVLAAFAVNYGDVWLVAQICTTNSLARSIAILKQVPELMEHFKKLQPHFDAIDQLIKAIVDLTKLIVEFSELPLEYLSLDTPSISVAKAHIPAASYWTIRAIVACANHVANVTGMRYEYSATTSELWELSGLTHKLIDIHGHLTSELASCRQHISEMKYDEEYRNLIRIFESSHIDNSKVIRALLAPKDETKVLVIGNDMAKTPVSIDVLRRKHVLLIISDLNLSPEERRVLVTVYEMRHDVQYEMVWIPVVDKLTGWQEQNQHKFAELQAVMPWYTVITPLVIEPPVIRYIKEYWKFDRKTILVALDPLGKVSSKNAYHMVWIWGNSAFPFSDEKEQAMWRAERWRLELLVDGIEQDILDWIKENRYICVYGGDDANWIRDFTNKAKAVAKALSITIELVYAGKSNTSRKRLERINEVIDKEKLSLFWPDYTSTWFFWTRLESMRISKTRHGKTVENDQIMKEIQTILSYDGSDQGWMILWKGATEMARANGQLAVSTLNEFDAWQKQAAELGLVPAIDSELKKRHTPEHCTRLLIPGIGLDVPDRVTCADCGREMEKYVMFRCCTD, from the exons ATGCAGGTGGACAAGATAAACAACAGAACCTACCAACCTGATGATGACAGTTTAGTGGTGAGGCAAGCTCGGGAAACTCATACACCGGAATCTCACTTTCTCAATGTCAAACCGATTCTCCAAGTCGCCGAGGACATTTTGAATCAGGCTGCTCTTACCATTAAAAGAATTCAACAT GGGACATCTGAACATACGGATACATCTCGTTCATCGGATGAAAGGATCGGTTCATTTGGTTTCGACAACATGGTTGAAGCACTGTCTCatgttatacataatatttCCTGTGAG CTATATTGCAAGTGCTCAGGTGGAGATCTTCATCAAACAACTGTGCTGTTATGCAAGATGCTTGCAAGCTATTCATGGGAAGCAAAAGTGGTGGTAGTACTGGCAGCTTTCGCTGTGAATTATGGAGATGTCTGGCTTGTGGCTCAGATTTGCACTACAAATTCACTAGCCAGGTCTATAGCCATCCTGAAGCAAGTGCCAGAACTCATGGAGCATTTCAAAAAACTGCAACCTCATTTCGATGCAATTGACCAACTTATCAAGGCCATCGTGGACTTAACCAAGCTCATTGTTGAGTTCAGTGAACTGCCATTAGAGTACCTTTCACTTGATACACCATCAATATCAGTTGCTAAGGCTCATATCCCTGCTGCCTCTTATTGGACCATCCGAGCCATAGTGGCTTGTGCCAATCATGTTGCTAATGTTACAGGCATGAGATATGA GTACTCTGCCACAACCTCAGAGTTATGGGAACTATCAGGCTTGACTCATAAGCTGATTGATATACACGGCCACCTTACAAGTGAACTTGCTAGTTGTCGTCAACATATTA GTGAGATGAAATACGATGAAGAATATAGAAATCTGATACGCATTTTCGAAAGCAGCCACATAGACAACTCGAAGGTTATCAGGGCATTGCTTGCTCCTAAAGATGAAACGAAAGTACTAGTGATTGGTAATGACATGGCAAAG ACACCAGTGTCAATCGACGTACTAAGAAGAAAGCATGTACTACTGATAATATCTGATCTCAATCTCTCCCCTGAAGAAAGAAGAGTGCTTGTCACTGTGTATGAGATGAGGCATGACGTTCAATATGAAATGGTCTGGATCCCTGTTGTGGACAAGCTAACCGGTTGGCAGGAACAAAATCAACACAAATTTGCTGAGTTGCAGGCAGTGATGCCATGGTACACCGTGATCACCCCTCTTGTAATCGAACCGCCGGTGATCAGGTATATCAAAGAGTACTGGAAATTTGATAGGAAAACGATTCTAGTGGCATTGGATCCACTAGGAAAAGTATCCTCCAAAAATGCATACCATATGGTTTGGATTTGGGGCAATTCGGCCTTTCCTTTCAGTGATGAGAAAGAGCAAGCAATGTGGAGGGCAGAGAGATGGAGACTTGAGCTACTCGTTGATGGAATTGAACAAGATATACTAGACtgg ataaaagaaaatagatacaTATGTGTGTACGGAGGTGATGATGCTAACTGGATCAGGGATTTCACAAACAAAGCAAAAGCTGTTGCAAAAGCTCTTAGCATAACCATAGAACTGGTTTATGCTGGAAAAAGCAACACTTCCAGGAAGAGGTTGGAGAGAATCAATGAAGTTATTGACAAGGAAAAGCTTAGCCTCTTCTGGCCTGATTACACGTCTACCTGGTTCTTCTGGACCCGGCTAGAGAGCATGCGGATCTCAAAGACTAGACATGGCAAGACTGTTGAGAACGATCAGATTATGAAGGAAATCCAGACCATACTCAGCTATGATGGCAGTGACCAAGGATGGATGATACTCTGGAAAGGAGCAACTGAGATGGCCAGAGCCAATGGACAGTTGGCTGTTTCGACACTCAATGAATTTGATGCTTGGCAAAAGCAAGCTGCGGAGTTGGGTTTGGTGCCTGCAATTGATTCTGAACTGAAAAAACGTCACACCCCAGAACACTGCACTCGCCTGCTCATTCCAGGGATCGGTTTGGATGTCCCCGATAGGGTGACCTGCGCAGATTGTGGCCGGgaaatggagaaatatgtcaTGTTCCGCTGCTGCACTGATTAA
- the LOC125422591 gene encoding leucine-rich repeat receptor-like serine/threonine/tyrosine-protein kinase SOBIR1, translating into MAVYLLIMSRTLNTVMGLLLIPGPDNKKKLIWWLLGSMAGTISGFTFSRLFKPILAAVMCGGKDKGPAIFSPLIKKKEDLAFLKNKERITSLEKIREGGLGEVYKAELPGSNGKMISIKKIIQPHMSAAELTRQDSKTLNKKMRQIRSEINIVGHIRHPNLLPLLAHVPRPDCHYLVYEFMKNGSLQDRFGNVKQGTQELDWLARVKIAQGVASGLEYLHMNQNPRIIHRDLTPANILLDDDMEARIADFGLAKAMPDAHTHMTSSNIVGTVGYIAPEYHQTLKFTDKCDIYSFGVVLAVLVTGKLPSDEFFQNGNEIGFVKWLRSVTNSENPRQAIDSKLIGNGFEEQMLLVLKVAYFCTLDNPKERPNSKDVRCMLSQIKH; encoded by the exons ATGGCTGTTTACTTGTTAATAATGTCTAGGACTTTGAACACAGTTATGGGCTTACTGCTGATTCCTGGACCA GATAACAAGAAGAAGCTAATTTGGTGGTTACTAGGATCTATGGCTGGAACTATATCCGGTTTCACCTTTTCTCGACTATTCAAGCCGATCTTGGCTGCAGTTATGTGCGGAGGCAAGGACAAAGGCCCTGCAATTTTTAGTCCTTTAATCAAGAAGAAAGAGGATTTGGCTTTCTTGAAGAACAAAGAAAGAATTACTTCGTTGGAGAAGATACGGGAAGGCGGTCTTGGAGAGGTTTATAAGGCTGAATTACCAGGAAGTAACGGCAAAATGATttctataaagaaaattattcaaCCACATATGTCCGCAGCAGAATTGACGCGGCAAGATAGCAAGACTCTGAACAAGAAAATGCGTCAAATCCGGTCTGAGATTAATATTGTTGGTCATATCCGACACCCTAATCTTCTTCCTCTGTTGGCTCATGTTCCTAGACCTGACTGCCATTACTTGGTGTATGAATTCATGAAAAATGGTAGCTTACAGGATAGGTTTGGTAATGTTAAACAGGGAACTCAAGAGTTGGATTGGTTAGCAAGGGTTAAAATTGCTCAAGGAGTGGCTTCTGGGCTTGAATACCTTCACATGAATCAAAACCCTCGTATAATTCATAGAGACCTTACGCCAGCAAATATACTTCTTGATGATGATATGGAAGCTCGGATTGCAGATTTTGGGCTTGCAAAGGCAATGCCAGATGCTCATACACATATGACATCTTCAAATATTGTAGGAACTGTGGGATACATAGCACCGGAATACCATCAAACACTCAAGTTCACAGACAAGTGTGATATTTACAGTTTCGGAGTGGTCCTTGCTGTTCTGGTCACAGGAAAGCTTCCATCTGATGAATTTTTCCAAAACGGCAATGAGATAGGTTTTGTTAAGTGGTTAAGAAGTGTGACTAATTCAGAGAATCCTCGACAAGCAATCGATTCGAAGCTAATAGGCAATGGTTTTGAGGAGCAAATGCTTTTGGTTCTAAAGGTTGCTTACTTTTGCActttggataatccaaaagagCGACCCAACAGTAAGGATGTAAGATGCATGTTGTCTCAGATCAAGCACTAG